AAATGTCGCGATGTGGAGAAAAAAGAGTGCGGGCGTGGCATTCGTGGGCGTTCGGGCGATGTGGCAACCGCCCGCACGGCAACGGTGACAACCGTCGCCCAATCCGCTGCGGTTCCACCGTCCGGGCGAGTCGAGAAACTGCCGCACAGCGACCACACATGACGTGGCATGCGACCCCCCTCCTCCTTGCTCCAAGATTCGAGCAAATACATCCGATGGCTCCAGACGCGTTCGGCCCAagttgcaaacgcccacacgtgtgggcgttaactttTCCGAAAAGAAAACAACCGTTGAAGCCAACCCAACCAGCCCATCGCCACCAAACGTGACCTTAACTCGGAACGTCTGTAAGCAAAATCTTCAGAGACACCTCCAAAAAGGTAATGACGCCTAAGGACGTCGTCATCATCGGCATCGACCCCCTTCGATCAAAAGGCATTCGCACGGGCTCACACATGACAGCCCCACCGAAACCCGGGATAGGCCCAGCCAAGCGAACAACCACCAACGCCACTACCCCTCCGTCCGACCATGACACAACGAGAGGAAGTACTCTTTGACAACGCCTCCCAGGAGGAGGAGGGCAACCACAAGTGCCAACATCACCGGGAATGATCCCTGTCGGAGAACAAGGCTTTTGACTAGAGCCTTATACCTCGCCACCTCTTACCCAGAGTAGGAGCCAGTCCACTGCGAACCTCTCGAGAATGAGCCACGACTCCTCTCACATGCATCAGCGGTGAACCAGACCAAACGGAACAACAGGGACGCCATGGCCACCACCTCAGCATGGCGGACCGCCTGAGTTGATGCCAACACCACCACCAAGGGGGTTGCGATGAGCCACAATGCCACAACCACCATTGCATCCACTAGCGGGGCCAACCTGATCACTACCCATGGCACCACCAAAGCGCGAAGCCACCAGCCAGAGCAGCTCCGCCGCTGCCACCCGTACCATGCAAAGCCGCCAGTTGGACCACTTGTCACCACCACAGGAGCCGGATCTAGCTACACCAGGTTAGATCCGGCACCCCGCGGCATGCGCGTCACCTGCAGCCAACCCAAAGGCCAGCACCAGGCGTCACTAGCATGACGGAGGATGTACAGATGCAACACGTTTTTGTTTTACTGTCTTTGTTCTAAGTTATTTCAAGTTATAGTGTGTTTCAAGTCTGACTAATTTAAATCTGGCTAACTCTATTAAATCATATTGATGTTTACAAACATTAAATTAACGAACGTTAATAGGAAGGAAACATGTCTTTCCCGATGCCCATGGAGCGAATGATCGTGCGCTCCGGGGGTCCCTCACAAGCGAATGGTGGTGTTCGCGTCGGGAGGCAGACACGTACGATTGCGTGAAGGGTCCTTCCTCCAATAATgcttaagggcatgtacaatggttctatcttagcaatgccacataggataaatgatgaggtggaggagagagaaatcataagagaaggcttgtcttctcttaattaagagaatgcaagagatgatctcttagcacaatatgtctcaccacgtttttaggaataactagttattgaagataaggctgagagatgacccattgtagacatgtttttttgtcatctctaaattacatgcaagatttaagataagactaccttatcgaccattgtacatgccctaacctATGGTCAACCAACGTAAGATTTATATGCTGACTAGGTAACGAGCTCATCTGGCTGCAAGCCCACGTCAAACGAGggaaaaaaaatacttcctccgtccgataACGTAAGACGTTTTttcacactacactagtgtcaaaaaatgtcttacattatgagacggagggagtaggaaaGATATAATGCCGCTGTTTACACAACAAAAACCAGAAGGGTAGCTCTGTTTTTCAAGATTGACCAGATCTTTCCCTCTTGGTTTTAATCGTCTAAATTGTTGAACGAGATTTCTATGCAGAAACATAAAAACAGGTGCACCTAGTGTATTTTGCCAATCACACTATAGAGTGTGGTGCCGAAGCACACGACGTTGCGTGTTGTGCCTGACGGATGACagcgaggagatcaggttcaatttTTGCATCATTCTTCCACCATCCACCTTGAATATAGCTTAGAACTAAAGGAAACATCAGATGTTTATCAGTAATAAATAATGGAAGCTATTGCAGTAAGTgaaaacaactactccctccgttcctaaatatttgtctttttagagatttcaaatgaactaccacatatggatgtatatatacatattttagagtgtagattcactctttttgctccgtatgtagtcacttgttgaaatctctagaaagacaaatatttaaaaacgaagggagtagatCATAAGCCTCTAACATGCATAGAACATCAAACAAATAAGACTTTAAAgagaaaacaaagataaaatatagTACTTCAGTACAATGAAGGCTTTAGAAACACCAAGAAAAACAAACGAACTTTCACGAAACCACATGAATGGAAGAAAGGTAATGTCCCAATGCGACCGTGGGGTTTAAGCTTTGTCAATGATTTTTGGTCGCACCACATAAAAAAATGTTTTTAGCGATACAATTGGACGTTTTTTTAGGCAATATACTATATGAAATAACACTCATGGGTGATTTTTGTTATGAAATATTTCATTGCTACAAATATTCATAAATTTCTTTAAAAAAGTAATATGAAAGAAAACAAAGCATGGTGAAGTTGGCATTTCTGACCATCGCCAACCCGGTCAACCTCGGGGTTTAACTCATTGCATCCCTAAACCCGCATTGAGCGCCCAACTTGCCATTCCCCACCTCTTGAACCAACACGCGTTGCGGTCTTACACTACCCACCACGCAGACATATCACAACTCTAGGGGAGAGTATAGTGGGAGTGAGGAGGTTCGGTCCCACTATGCAGAGCCACTAGCGTCTTGTTGATCATATTTGTTGACATGTCAACTAAGAGAGATGTTCTCTTCCGACATCCAAAACAATAATCATAAACCTTGACATTGAGAATGACAAAATTTTGATGTAGAGTGCCACTACCCCCTCTTTGAAGTGAAACTCTCATCAGGTCAAGCAAAATAGCATCTTAAAAAAACCAAAACAAAAATAGCATTTGGGTATGTCTAACGGAACATATAGGAAAACTAATCATTGCAAGAGAATAGAAAAAAAGATGACGACTTAGTGTCGTGCTCACTTAAATTCCATGAGACTGACCACTTGGCATGAGTGGTAAGCTATATCAAAAACAAAATTCCATGAGACTGAAGTTGCCTCAGGAAAACAAATGGTTCTTTTCGAGAGCTTTTTTTGAGTCAAAATGACTCCGAAGAAAAAACTTTGTTGGGCGAGGTGGGCTAAGAAAGCTAGGAAAGAAAGTCATAGGAAAAGAGAGGCTGAAGCCCATCTCAGTCAGTTCACTGGGCTACAGCCCGTGGTCTATTGCAGAGCCTTATCCGCCACGTCACGGCTTACCCGGTCAACGCCTAGGCTTGACTTCCCCGCACCGCCAGCGCCCAGCGCGCCATCCCGACCGCCCGAACCGCCACGCGTCGCGATCCGACGGCCCTCCACCGCCGTGCGTGACGTAGCTCGAGGCGAGAGAGCAGAGGGGAGTGAGCGAGCAGTTCCATCATCAGTTGGCAGTGCCAGCCGCGGATTACGCATCTCACGCGGCGCCGCCACACACCACACCACACCGCGATGGCCGAtctccacctcctccacccgcCGGAGCCCGACACCAACGGCGGcggggccgccgcctccgcctccgccgccgcgctgctcctcCCCGCCGACCCcgcggccgaggcggcggcggccgcggccgcgccGGACCCCCCCGCGCCCCCCTACtccaagcgccgccgccgccccagcgtCCGCCTCGGCGACATTGGCGCGCAGGCCACGGCCTCCGACGCGCAGCTCCCGCGCCGCCACCGCAAGCCGTCCTCCCACCCGCGCCCCCCGCGCCGCTCCCACCCGGACGACGCCCtcgaccccgccgcccgcgcccgcgggCCCAAGCCCGGCCAGCGCCGCCCGCGCACGGCCTGGATCCCGGCGCCCCACGGCGGCGCCGACGGCTACGAGGACGAGGAGGGCCACCACCACTACTACGACGACGCCGACCAGTccgactccgccgccgccgccgcccgggccgcTAGGGTTTCGGGCAGCCGCGAGGCCAGCGTCGACGAGTCCGACGGCGTCGCCGACTGGGGCCTCCCCAACGGCGGCGCGGCctgctacggcggcggcggcggcgtcagggCCTGGCTCGACGGCCTCGGCCTCTCCCGGTACGCCCCCGTGTTCGAGATCCACGAGGTGGACGACGAGGTGCTCCCGCTGCTCaccctggaggacctcaaggacatGGGCATCGGCGCCGTCGGCTCCAGGAGGAAGATGTTCGCCGCCATCCAGAAGCTCCGCAGCACCGACACCGTGTCCTGAGTTGGGTGAGACCTCCAGTTCCTAGCTAGCTAGCTTTTGTGCTCTCTCCATTTTTGTTTCCTCTCCCATAGAAAGCTAGTAGTGATGAGGGCATTAGCTTATGGTGCTTTCACCAATCCTAGTGTGTATATAGGCTTGATGATCCATCACCTTATCTCTGTCGCAATGATATGCTGTGGAGCACTAGTGGTTTGGGAGGAATTGTTTCAACTTTCAACAAGAAACTTGAAATAATGGATGGAATAAGGTGAATGCAGTCCCAGTATGTCGTTGTTATGTGCTCATAATTAATGTCATCAACTATGCTACTTTTATTCATTACTCGTTTGATTTCCTTTTCTTATAACACTCCTGATTCGGCTTTCCCTGCCATAATCGAAGATTCTAATTGGATCTCCATCACAGATTTTATTTCCGGAAGCTGTTGGAAATAATTACAAACCGAGTTTAAATGTGTTTATAGTACATAATATAAAGACATATTGTGCCTTCGTAACTAGATGCTTCAGGCTCTTGCTGCTTCCTACCAGAGGCctagttttctttcttttcttttaacAATTTGATCCAACACTATTTAAGGGCTGTGGTACCAAGGTATTGCAATTGCATTTCTGTATTGAAGGAAATTGATAGATTGTCATGTTTTTCAGTTATTTGTCACAGCCCATCTCCTTGCCATGTGGGTGTGCCCTGTTGCACCAAAATTGTAGAAGAGTTCTGCTTTGTTAACTTAGTTTTCCCTAAAAAGATGTTATGGTTTTATGGAACTTGAAGTTGGCCTGGTTAATAgctaaattcggagtatttagagtaAGAATGAAACATTCCTATAATAGGGGCAAGGCTATCCGTGTATTACTTAAATGTACTGGTCGGTCAGTATGAAACGAAACTCATTCAAAATGGGACTATGCCACTATCTAGTAACTTCATCATATTTCATAGCATGTCTATATTACTATAGCAGATTATCAGGGCTATTACTGCAATGTATATTGTTAAGATTGCTTTTCTagtcacccgcaaaaaaaaggttGCTTTTCTAGTGTACGGTAATAGTTAATTACCTTATTGGTCTTCTCCTTGACTGTTTTCAGGTGAAACCTGATTTCTTATTAGTATAGCAAGAGGATTGATTGTACCCGTACGTTCGTAGCAAGGGCCTATTGTTACAGCCTCAAAGCTGCCTATTAGATACATATAAACTTCTGCTTGTAGGGACAAGGTACCATAGAGCTTTGATTTGAACTGGAAATGGGCAACTCATCCTTGTCCAGCAAAGAGGAAACCTTTCACATGTGGGATTCCTCCTGCAGTCCTCTGGACTGACACGTgagaatcaatgttcttatgacgGTAAAGCGTCCTAAGGCAAGCACCCACCGTGTTGACGCCTAAGTGACGACTGACGACTAAGCACCTAAGGCGTGCAAAGTTCTAACACGCTGCCAGGGCACCTTGCCACCTAAGCGTCCAAGGCAGGACACCTTAAAAACTATGGTAAGGATATGTTTAGTGCTGCAAAGAAGTAGATATGGCAGAAGCAGAACTATAACCACACATAAGTAGATCTTGCTGCTTTCTGCTTGAGGCCtagttttctttattttcttttggcATTCGATCCAATACTATCCAATAACTGTGCTACCAAGATATGGCAATTGTATTTCTGTAAAGGgcggcccggtgcatgtagctcctgcttgtgcagggtccggggaagggtccgaccactttgggtctattgtacacagcctttccctacatttctgtaagaggctgtttccaggacttgaacccgcgacctcatggtcacaaggcagcagctttaccactgcgccaaggctccccttcggcAATTGCATTTCTGTGTTGAAGAAAATTGATAATAGTGATGCTATTATACTATATCCAGTTTAAATTATGGTGCGATACTGTCAATCTTTTAAGTTATTCCTCAGTCACACAACCCTTTTCCTTGGCATATGGGTGTTCTCTGTTGCACCAAAGATGTGGAAGAGTTCTGCTTTGTTTAAGTTAGAGCTTTTCCTTACAAAGTTGTTATGGCTTGGTGGAACTTAAATTTAGCCTAATTAGATTTTAGAGGGAACTATGCCACTATCTAGTAACTTCATCGTATTTCATGCATGTCCTTATTAGTCATAGCAGGTGATCTGCAATGTACATTATTTAGATTGCTTTCCTTGTGTGCGGTAATAGTTAATTATTTAATTCAGCTTCTACTAAACTCTGTTTGGGCGAAACCAGGTTTCCTGTTAATGTAGCAGGAGGAATGGTTGTATTGTACCCGTACATTCAGAGCCATGGGGCTAGTGTAACAGCCTCGAAGCTGCCTATTATATTAGGATACATATGGATACTTGTCCTTTTAAGGGCGAGGTATCGTTACAACTTTGAATAGGAAAGGGGTAATTCGTCCTTGGCCAGCAAAGAGGAACACCTTTCACCATGCGGGATTTCACGGCAGTCCTCTGGGTTGACATGGGAGAATATGTGTAGTGCTTCAATGAAGTCGATACGGCAGAAGCAAAACTATAACCACAAGATCTCATAAGAACCCATTCATAGTTTTCTTTATGGCACATCGGCGCATCTTTTCCTTTGAATCTTTTCCTGATTATGGTAGGTATATATTCTCCAAATCAATCTGGTACCAGTTTTTTTTATTTTGACCTTACCCATCTTGTCTAAAAACACGTGAAAGATAGTTTCCTCTGAAACATGCTCACCTCTTGAGTTCCCTTAAGGCCATAGTTCGATGCATGCATAGAATACATCCGTCCAAAAGGCTATAGAACGCGCGCACATGACCCCTATGAGGAATATTCCATATCAAGTGGGAACTACTATTATTCACTAAAAGCAGTTCTCACAAAAAAGTCAACGCTAAGTGAACAGAATGATTTATAATTTTGTGAAACCGCGTCCTCCCAGTTCAGCCAATTTACATCAGTTATCTCTTCCTGCATCGTTCTGTGCCAACAAAACCTATACTGAACTTCTTGAGCATGAAGCCATCCGCAAATTGTAGTTTTTGTCCATCCTGAGGTTCATTTAGTGCAAGGGATTGACAGCTGATCATTATGATGAAAAGTGTAATGAGTTGAACACCACGCAAATATGGTAGCCTACTCTTATTATGGGCTTGAACTGTAACATTATCGAATCAGCAAAAGACATTTATGTGTCGCTGTGTTCTCATCAATTTTCATCCATCTCAAAACTTTCTTACAACTTCAAATTCATTTGTTTCCTTACATATCCTGTCTACTGACCTACCATTCACATTTTGCTCTTCTTCAACTTTGGTTGTCACATTATCATTTCCATGATGAGCACAGAGCATGTAGGGAGCTCAGAGTTTCTTATTATCTCTGACAGCTATGAATGGTTTTAACATGTTAAGTCCTCTAATATATAGTCTTTCAGTATGCTGATTTAATTAATCTCTTGCTGTCCTGCTATGATGGGAGATAATTTAGAACCTGAAACCAAGCTGCTGTCCATAAACAGTGTAAAGTTGTGGTTTCATTTATAAATGATCTTTAGCGTGATATGTTAGATAATTGGCAACATTTTCCTCAATTAGTCATTGAATTTGTACACCAGGACCCACCACAAAGTCCACTAGTCCACTGCCTGTTACCAAACATTTTCCTCCCTAGCTAGTAGGAACATGTTGTGTTCTATTAACACTTATTTACAGTAGCTCTGTTGTGCCTCCAATACTGGTAAATTTCTGCAACATAGTTGAATTGATTTCTGATACTATATGCGCGGGCAATAAAAGGTAGATTCACTTATGCATTGCTTGTTATCTGCTTGTATTCGCTATCTGGACTGCCCCACACCTCGTGTACCTGTAAATTAAAATGTAAAAGCTTGCAGGTCTGCAAGCTCACCGATTCTCAGAAatacagaaaaggaaagaaaaaggagaAGATTATCCGGTCAACTGGCTAAAGGCATAAAAGGAATGCTAGTGATGAATGCCGGAGAGGGGGTTGCCACTGATTACTGTGGCAGGGTGGCAGCAAATGTGCCATGTCCTGTGCATGCCGCTGGGGCTTGATAGCGCCACAACGGCAGGCCATGCGCGGTGCGCTCGCTGTCAAGGTAACTACTGGAATGTTTTGTTTGCATTATATGTTTGTAAACATGTTCTGTTTGCAAGCATGTATGTCTTGTATGTAAGGTAAGGGGCTTACCCGATGATGATCGCCGGTCCTTGGGTGAATTCTGTTGAGCACTAGgtaggatgaatgaaatgagcatgGGTCTGGGATGGGGTGTGTGGTAAGATGTACTCGGGTAGCCAGGGTGACTTGCCCATGGAACCGCCGGACGCCGAGCTCGGCTGGCAGGCGAGTTTCACAGGCAAATCATCCTTGGCTATCGGAGATGGCCTCTTACCCCTATGCAAGACCTCGCTCACCTGTGTCCTGTGCGCTGGTGCACTAGCTAAGTGATGATGCTTTCATGCCCTGGCTGGCCATGCGTATTTATAAGAAGGCGGGAGCCATGGGGGTCAGGTTAGGGGCCATGACTTTGGCGGCGAGGCATCTTGTTTGACGCAGCTAAAGGTAGCTAGAGTGAAGGAAGAATCTTGGCCTTTGACAAGCGGAAGGCGTCGATCGACCAGGCCAAATAACCACTCTTGCCTCACTTGGCTGCTGGATGTGAAGATCGATGTGTATCTTGCTGCCTTTATTTCCTTTTCCGAGGGCATCAAGGGATTTGGATTTGGATTTGTTTAGATTTGGGTTTGAGAAGGGGTTGTTCAGGTTGGTTGGTTGACCACTCGGGCTGGGTTCCATCCACATCCACTTGCATTCATTCCCAGGCATGGATGAGAATATATGTGCATGTGAAGAAGAACATTGCACTGCTCTGCATGCACACGGACACGGTGGTGATAAGGATGTGGGTATGCATCATGCACGGAAATTCCCTATGCACGTGATAACTTAAAGGGTGGAAAGGGTGGTTGCAAAGACGATCGAGACTGAGTAGGATTTGGACACTGGAGGAGTCGAGAAGGTGGGTGGtccaattattcatcatgtcctatCGTCTCCTGGTTCCATCCATGCCCGAGCTTGACGCATCAGGCAGGCTACTGGTCCAACCTGGGATCGCATCGTTTACTCTCCATGGCGAGGATTTCGGCCTCATGATAGCGATGACAACAGGCTGAGGACATGTGCGGATTAGAATTGCATTGCATGCCTATGGTTACAGGCAGTTTGTTAGGACCAGATGCTAGGTCCGGACGTGATACAAGAAGAATTTCATAATAATTACTGCAAACTAGGAGAGTTTTGAGAATCTTAGTGGATTTAAACGGTAATGTGCCTGGAGAAAGAAGTAGTTAGGGGAGCTCGTGGAGAAGAGGAGTGGCCGGCGTTCATAATTAGCAATATCAAAGTGATCGACATTGGCAACAGTGTTCTCATCCAATCCTTCCAGTTTGGTTTGGGTTCTGAGGGACGCCGAGTGATCCCTCCCTTCCCCATGGTCTCGCACGCAAGGTGAGCTCCGTGCGTGCTCGTGTGGCAACAGAACACTAGTAGCGGTCTCCCTCGACAACCGGCATGTTCGATTGGTCACGCCCAACAGATTGTTCACGCGCAACAAAGATACATAGTGGTCGTAGAACTTGGTGACGGCGGCATATGTTGGTGCATTTGTAAGTACAATATCGTCTCTTCATGCTTTACCACAATCACTTGAGGGAAACAATAAATTCTCCAGTTGAAACGTTTGCACAAAGACTTATATCAATCATGGCTCAACATATGAGTACACCATGACCTTATCTGGATGCCATGTCTTAAATTCTTCTCTCCAATACATTTTTCAAGGAGCGTATTTTTCAATATATTGATGCGTATCTTGTCGGAGTTCATTCCAAATCCACCAAATACCCTCACACGGAACATTTCTTCATATGTAACTCTATCAGGCCGTTAGTCCTTAGGATTTGTCATTCATTACCGAAATCCAAAAGCATATTATTATCTCGGTGGAATTCAAGCCACACATGTGGAACATTCATACATGTGTATCTTATGAAATAATTACTCTGAGGGGATTGTCATTAATTACAAAAGCACATGTGGTGGCTACGTGCACTAACCAACTCCACTAGAGATGCACAATTCTCACAAACTGTGAGCAGTTAGAGCTCGTGGAGAAACGGCGCAGTGGCCAGCGTTAATAATTCAGCCACAATAGAGTGACGTTTGTGCATTATTGTCAAAAAAAGTGACATTGGTGCACACTTGTAAGTGCAGTAGGAGCCCAAACGATTTTTCGGTggccaacatttttttaaaacaagcTCCTACTGCTTTATCTACTCAGTAATAAGGACACTGGAAACCGGAGTGAAATGCGTCATTAGTCCATTAACTCAAATAGATTGCATGCTTTAGGCCAACAACTCACGAATTAATCAATTTAGACCATCAACTCGTTTATTCGATCAATTAAGGCCAAAACCGGTTCGGGGCCGTGAAAACCGGCCACATGGCACCGCTTGTACCATGGTTCAGTAATACAAGGTGTGTTTGCAAACTAAGCACACACATCATATTTATATATGTAAAAAGGCATGCGTATAACAACTGAAAAGCGCGTACATAGTATTTATACAGCTAAAAAACCAGTTCGAGGCCGGGATCCACGGGAAGAAAAAGGACCCTTTGGCTAGGGTTTTTTGTGCCTCCCGCCGGTGCTGCCGCCGGTCTACCTCGTCTTTTGTGGTTTTAGGGCCATCGAGGCgtggtggatcccggcccttgccggcgggagggctccattttttcatattcttttgagttttgttagggtctgTGTCCTGCTCAGAGAGATGAGGTGGTGGCGGCTCTCtgcagatggaataaggttctccccgccttgTCCCCACCCCGGTGGTGTTTCTAGCATCGTCGAagggcgtgtggaggtttgtctccgacggatcttgcgggattcgtcagcgtttgtcttcggtggatccatGTGGATCTTGTCTTCGTTCATCTGTGTTCATGTGTCtacaggttggatccttctgatctacgcttctcttcatcggcggcgatgctgttctggtgcgctggtcctatggggccttagcatgacgacttcccgACTATCTGCTACAACAAGGTTTGCTCGGCTCCAATGATGGAGGGGCGAAGGCGGCGGTGCGCCTTTGGCTTGCTCCAATGCTagtagttgtcgctaggtggtctacggacctagatgtatttttttacttctagtgttctttgtactaccttgacagttgatgaatagatcggaagttaTTCTTGCAAAAAAGAAGAAGCTACGAGCGGAGGATGGTTACTATGAATGCCCGATGTGGAGGTTACTTGTTACCATCACGCCAAGCATGCACTTATAACACATTATGCTTATATTTATTTTAAAACGCGCTTTCAAAACAATTAATGTCCTCAGAAGGAAACGAGCGAACATGAGGGGCTTGATATGATCTTCAATGAAGGAAGGAAACGATCTGAccggaaaaaaggaaagaaaagcaaTCGGTCTACGAGCAGATTCCACATAATCCTAAAAAGTAGTGGTTTaatatatacttttttttgaggGTGGTTTAATATATACTACTATGTGCTACATTAAGGACACAAACCATTCGATCTAACATGACGCGCTTGGTTGCTCGCATTCATTGTTTGGCCTGCATATCACAGAATTTAAAGCACCTCCCAGCCAGACCCACTAGGAACGGTCGAATCGGCCGTTTTCCTCAACCAGGCTCGGGCGGTGCAGGGGAGGGGAACGCGGTTTTGACCTCCTGAGTCCACGGATATGGCACAAGCTCGCGCATGTCTCCGAAAAAGTGGCGGGAGGAATCGGGGTCACCTCCGGCGGAGCATGAAATGAGCATGGTCTGGCATGGGGTGTGGTAAGAGGTACTCTGGTAGCCAGGGTGACTTGCCCATGAAACCGCCGGAGGCCGCTCTCTGTGGCAGAGAGCTCGGCTGCCAGGCGAGTCTCACAGCCAAATCATCCTTGGCTATCGAAGATGGCCTCTTATACCTATGCAAGACCTGTGTCATGTGCCCTGGTGCACTAGCTAACTGATGATGCTTGCATGCCTTGCCTGGTCATGTATTTATAAGAAGGCGGGAGCCATGGAGGTCAGGTTAGGGGCTATGACTTTTGGCGGCGAGGCAGCGTGTTTGACACAGATAAAGTTAGCTAGAGTGAAGAATCTTGGTCTTTGACAAGCGAAAGGTGTCGATCGACCTGGCCAAATAACCAATGGGGTCACTCTCTCACTTCACTTGGCTGCTGGATGTGAAGAAGAATCTTGGCCTTTGACAAGCGAAAGGTGTCAATCTTGCTGCCTTTTCTTTCTGGAGAGCATCCAGGGATTTGGATTTGgatttccccttctttcctttttcTCTTCAGATGGAGTTGTTCAGGTTGGTTGGTTGACCGGTGCGTGCAGACAGACAGGTCCAATCCAGTTGGTTCAATCCACTCGCATCCATTCCCCAGCGACATGGATGAGGGT
Above is a window of Triticum dicoccoides isolate Atlit2015 ecotype Zavitan chromosome 5B, WEW_v2.0, whole genome shotgun sequence DNA encoding:
- the LOC119312835 gene encoding ankyrin repeat and SAM domain-containing protein 6-like, with translation MADLHLLHPPEPDTNGGGAAASASAAALLLPADPAAEAAAAAAAPDPPAPPYSKRRRRPSVRLGDIGAQATASDAQLPRRHRKPSSHPRPPRRSHPDDALDPAARARGPKPGQRRPRTAWIPAPHGGADGYEDEEGHHHYYDDADQSDSAAAAARAARVSGSREASVDESDGVADWGLPNGGAACYGGGGGVRAWLDGLGLSRYAPVFEIHEVDDEVLPLLTLEDLKDMGIGAVGSRRKMFAAIQKLRSTDTVS